A genomic segment from Nicotiana sylvestris chromosome 1, ASM39365v2, whole genome shotgun sequence encodes:
- the LOC138868213 gene encoding uncharacterized protein: MFADALATMSSMIQHPDKNYIVPISVRIHNQPAYCAHVEEKIDGKPRFHDIKEYLSKGEYSEHANHTQKHTHRRLSNHFFHCGGNLYKRTLDLGLLRCVDAKEASKLLEDVHAETCGPHMNGFILAKNILRPVTFG; encoded by the coding sequence atGTTTGCCGATGCGTTGGCCACcatgtcatctatgatacaacatccagataagaattacatTGTTCCTATCTCGGTGAGGattcataatcagccggcatattgtgctcatgttgaagaaaaaATAGATGGAAAGCCtcggttccatgacatcaaggagtatttgtcaaagggagaatattcggagcatgcaaaccacactcagaaacacACCCACCGGAGattatccaatcacttcttccactgcggaggaaacttgtacaagagaactcttgatttgggtttactaagatgtgtcgacgcaaaggaagcttctaagctgcTTGAGGATGTACATGCCGAGACttgtggcccgcacatgaatggtttcatcttgGCTAAGAATATACTtaggccggttacttttggatga
- the LOC138868212 gene encoding uncharacterized protein has product MKQEINNFMQTDSESVYQAWERLAALLRKCPHHGIQDPDILYIFYHDLKPSARNVIDGASGGSIMGKTTVEAMQLLNEISKNVVQWPLDRTIIKKTAGVYQVEALNSLTLQIATLTQKVEAFQVNVIGYKNDYSFGSPMAQKHPGFQWGNPNGAENPQRFFNQKKQQQPQRSHQQSLEDLMYKFIKATNKKVERQHSAIKNLEIQVSQLATLMSGQIQGALPSNTEKNPKEHLKAISLRSGKSLDDPYADREEKPQEMEKVNEGENKIESKFPKEQKNKGKNVQENELNTNPHFVPLPFPQKMKRENLDKQFSKFLDILKQLYINIPFTDALTQIPSYAKFLKEILSNKRKWKKFQWLSLRKNVVLYFKISSHRNLVI; this is encoded by the exons ATGAAGCAAGAAATTAATAATTTTATGCAGACAGATTCTGAATCTGTATACCAGGCATGGGAAAGATTAGCAGCATTGTTAAGAAAATGCCCACATCATGGTATCCAAGACCCTGACATTTTATATATTTTCTATCACGATCTTAAACCCTCGGCTAGAAATGTAATTGATGGAGCATCAGGAGGATCAATAATGGGAAAAACTACTGTAGAAGCAATGCAATTGCTTAATGAGATTTCGAAAAATGTTGTTCAATGGCCCTTAGACAGAACGATTATCAAGAAAACAGCAGGAGTATATCAagttgaagctttgaattcattGACACTACAAATTGCGACCTTAACACAAAAAGTTGAGGCTTTTCAG GTAAATGTGATTGGTTATAAAAATGATTACTCATTTGGTAGTCCCATGGCACAAAAACATCCAGGATTTCAGTGGGGTAATCCTAATGGTGCTGAAAATCCTCAAAGATTTTTTAATCAAAAGAAGCAG CAGCAGCCTCAAAGATCTCATCAACAAAGCCTTGAAGACCTGATGTACAAATTCATTAAGGCTACTAACAAGAAGGTTGAAAGACAACATTCAGCTATCAAGAATTTGGAAATTCAAGTAAGCCAATTAGCGACCCTCATGTCTGGACAAATTCAAGGTGCTCTACCAAGCAACACTGAGAAAAATCCAAAAGAGCACCTCAAAGCCATCTCTCTACGATCAGGTAAATCTCTTGATGATCCATATGCAGATAGAGAAGAAAAGCCAcaagaaatggaaaaggtaaatGAAGGTGAGAATAAAATAGAATCTAAGTttccaaaagaacaaaagaatAAAGGGAAAAATGTACAAGAAAATGAATTGAACACAAATCCTCACTTTGTACCCCTCCCGTTtccccaaaaaatgaaaagagaaaatcttgaCAAACAGTTTTCAAAGTTTCTAGATATTTTGAAACAACTTTACATTAACATACCTTTCACAGATGCTTTGACACAAATTCCTTCATATGCTAAATTTCTTAAAGAAATTCtgtcaaataaaagaaaatggaagaagTTTCAGTGGTTAAGCTTACGGAAAAATGTAGTGTTATACTTCAAAATAAGCTCCCACAGAAACTTGGTGATCTAG